The DNA region CAAAATATAAAGTTAAGCCCAACAATAGCAGAGAAAGAGGCAGCTCAACAGGAAGATGCCAGAAAGCGTGACCTACGTATTTTACAAAGCACAGTTTGGTTTCTCAAGTATTTGTAAGAAggttctccttttttaaaaaatagttttttaatatttttttattcatttcattgaggaaaggagagggagagagaaatggaaacatcaatgatgtgagagaatcattgatcggccgccttctgcactccccacattggggatcgagcctgcatcccaggcatgtgccctaaccagggattgaacctgccaccttggcatattgggatgacgctccaaccaattgagctatcagGCCAGGGCAGGAATGTTCTAATCTACTCATTTAAAGAGAGTCTCACACTCATCACGATCACCCTCCAATAGCTCTCCTTTGTTTCGCCCCCATCATGCAGACTTACGCTCCAGTCTTTCCTCTCTGGCTTTGAGGGCTCGCTCTCGCTCCTGCAACTGTATTTCCTTCAGTTTCAGCTCACTTAATACAGGGTTAGAATCCTGCAACTTTTCTGGTTCTCCAGGTCGTCGCCCCCTTCTCTCAGGATTTCTCCTCTGCTCTTCTGCAACCAAGTCTGCTATCAAAGGGCTCTCCAGAATTTCTTCAACAGAAGGTCGATGGTAATCCTGGGGAAAAAATATTCAGTGTTGCAGTCACATTTTGTAACAGAATACGCATCCCAAAAGAACGGCTACATTAAAAGGGTACATATTTCCAAGGCAAAAGAAAAACTCGTTTCTGGACGGGCCTTAACTATCTGGAAAAATAAGTTCACTTGTGGCTTTAATAAATGAGGTTCTGGGTCCAAACAGTAATGCAGATTTTTACTTCCCTTTGATCCCCCTTTAACCTAAAGGCTTCATCCCTGTGCAGGTGCTCAGCAGCATGGCCAGGGTCTGTGTTAGGGCATCTCTAAACGACAGGAAGCAGGATCCTCCCTCTCAGCCCTTAAACCCCATTACTTCATCTGAATCCTTCTTTGTAATCCCACAGCATTTAACTTTACATCAGCCTGATCTCTTGGACATTTCTCTCGCCATCCCATGGCCAGATTTTTTCCACATAATCTCTTAGAGTTATTTCCCCTCCACTCTTTTTAGCCACCCCTACCCTCTCACTGCCCCAATCATCCCCGCAacccatacacatacacatacacacacacacacacacacacacacacacacacacacacacacacacacacccctatctCTCAGTTGGAGCTAGAGGCAGAGTAATTAAGTCTTATTGTGGCCCCTTCTATACCATCTGCCACATTGAGGTAGGCAAGGACACGGGGAACTAAGGATCTGGATGCTTCATGCAATCTTTTCTTACTATCGACCATCTGTTAGCATGGAGTGAgtgggaaaagacagagaaagcaCAGAGGGTAGGCCAGCAAGGATGTGCAATTTGACAAATTTATGTAAGTTTTCACTTGTGTTAACAGAGTAGATTTAGCTAAGGAAATACATTTAATGTTTCTTCAGTCTCATTGCTCTACGGGAGAGAACACATACCCCAAAACTTAATTGAAAGATAGAAACAGACAAAATAATCTTATAATCTTTACCTTTAAATTTAACATCCTTGTAATGATGTCATTCAACTCATCAGAGTAACGATATGGAATTCGCCTGAATTTGCCTTCTCGGATCTTCCCAGCTAATTCTTTCTGGTTGAAAGCTGTAAATGGAggcctggaagaaaaaaaaaataataatgtaaaaataaaaatatattaggaagCAAATCTTTTGCACAGTTTAAGCTccagtttttatttatgtttctgcTTCTGGGATTTTCTTCCATAGTTAAGTTTCCCAACTTTGGTGCTACTGATATTTGGGGTCACATAGCTCTTTGTTGTGGGGTGTCCTGAACATCATAGTATTTATTTGAACTATCACTGGCCTCcatccactagatgccagtagctaTCCTTGTTTGtcacaaccaaaaatgtcttcagacaaTGCCAAATTTCCCCTGGGGAGCAAAACTGCTTCACTCTccctggttgagaatcactgctctacagAAAGCTTAGAAGAGAAAGAACTGGAGCTCTTTCTTCGTCTCTAAATCACCAGAGCTACCCCCAGATCTTTGTTGATCTCTTCCATGGGCCTgacctatctgctctccccttgAGCTGAGCATCAGTCTAACAAGGAAACATCTAACCAGGTTAGGAGTTTGAACAAGTCAACATCCAGCCTCAGGGgttatattattaatttctaaataatttttttccctgTCCACCTACTTTAATTTTAACCCACGGTATGATTCTTTCACATTTGAATACAAATGGATGGTCAAACAACCGAACCCAGTGAAAGGTGACAAACCCCTGAGTATAAACCTCAGACTAGAAATCTGTCTTCAATATACTTACATTAATGCACACAACTCATACATCAAACAGCCCAGTGACCAGATATCCGATTTCTCGTTGTAGGACATGCGACTCATCTGCTCCTTAAGGGGGGAAAACGTAAGAAAGTATGaggaattaaaactttattttgttttaaaatgtatactttgtCTTCAAATTTACAATGGAAAAAGACAATGATCTTACCCTAATATACTTTGTCATATATAATTCATTCAATTCTTTTTCCTTCAGATGTTTATTGTTACTAGAGGTGAGGCACTGACTATTCAAAGGTGAGTATGAGACCTCTACCCTGGTGACATTAATAATCTAGAAACTATTTTGAAAGAACCAGAGAAAATTTCAGAATAACCAATGCATACATCTGGCCCACATTTAAATGGATGTAGACATAAATGGCTAAGTgaattattcatttatatttttccttagtCTACTGTATAAACCACACTAACATCCTCATTTCCTATTTTAACTGTCTTTCTCACACTCTCAGGAGCAACAGAGGGCACAGAGGCAAGTACCAAACTCTTCAGGAGGCTCCCTAGTGCTTTAAGTCCAACAGGTTGAGTCTGATACCATTTCCTGGCAATGCCTCAGAGAAGGCTGAATAGATCTAATTACAAGGGCAGGAgggaaaaggaacaaaagaaTCACGTAGGTTTCAAATTTTCCAAGAACCACTTCTGTATAATTTTCCTTTATGTTAAAGGCTTTCTATTTGGAATTTGATCCAGTGAGAAAATGACACTGTTCTGGCCATGTCTAATATTAGTGAAAAACAAAATCACTAATACAAAGTTTTATACTATAGTCAGACTGGTTAACATAACTAAAAGAGATTTAGGAAAGCCCGGAAATGTTTATGACTGCTAAAACAATTAAcccctctgcacctttgtatgcTCAGATTCCAGATACAACCCCCTGGTGCTATCACTGTTTGGTTTAAGCTCTTCAAGAGCCATCAGGCAAAATCTAGAGAGCCATAAACGGTTCATAGCCTTTGACCCAACCCAGCAATTTCATTTTGAGAGCTATCTGCCAAGGAAATGACcaacaaggaagaaacaataattCATATGCATAGCAGTGCTCCTTAGAATGGTGAGAAATTTTGGAAACAAAATATTATCCAGCAATCAAGGAAATAGATAAGTAGGTAGACTCAGCAGCTCCCTTGTAGGAAAAgtcaacaaaaaaagaacaaataccaACAGTTAACACTGTAAAAACATGTTATCTGAAGTGAGTGAGGCTCTGAGCCCCGAATCTCCAGGCACAAGAATCATCCAGAgaatctgttaaaatgcagaGTCCAAATTGAAAAGTAGGAGAAAAACAGAGCAAGGACCTGTCCCGAGATCCGAACTCACTGGACTGGGGCTTGGTCCAGGATTCTGCATTTGAAAAAGCACACCAACGGAGGCCAAGCTGGTGTACAGGACCTACAGCACTTTGGGAAACATAGCTCTTGAGGCCAGAGACAAAACCTGTTTCATCTTTTGTAATTTAGTATATGGTAGTCCTTTAATAAAAGCCTGACTTGAATTGCTGATATAGCTGAGTTTAATGGTCTGGTGGTCCActtggaaaatatataaattaaaaatgaaacagtgTTAATTTTTGGTTCTTGGATATTACTAAACATACAATCAAAACGACTCACTTTCCCTGCATTTGAATGCTTAACATTAAGAGGTTTAAAAAGTATCTAAATTCTGAAATACTTACGGGAGACATGTAATAAGGAGTGCCAACAAATGTTTTTGCAAAACTGGTATCGTGGTTTAATATTCTAGCTAGCCCAAAGTCTCCAAGCTTAACGTTTTGCTTGCCATCCAGGAAAACGTTAGCTGGTTTCAGATCCCGATGGAGCACCGTATGACCACCATCACTTCGTCTGTGACATTCCTTTAGGGCCAGAGTCAACTGAGCCATCACTCGAAGAACAAACTCTTCCTCCAAGTACTGTCTGAAATCAAAGCAGTTACACAGCATATAACTTCTGAATAAAACCATTACAAAGAGGGAATGATGAATTATCTAGTGTACAAATAGGGAAATAAATATCATATTTTGATATGAAATATGGGTGTTGATTCACAAGGGATTTCCTAAAGTTCTGTAGACCCACCAAATACTAGAACACTCTTCCACATCACTAAGTACTTCGTCCCTGATCCTAAAACAGAATGCTTATCCAAAGTGAAACTGGGCCCACTTTCACCTTACATTGAAGAGAATCACTTACCTTTCCTTGGTTCCCTTTGTGATTATACTGGCCAGGTCCCCTCCTTCGCAATATTCCATTACAATGTACAGTGTTGTGTTGGTTCGGTCAATAATGCGATCATAGTAACGGACGATGTTTGGATGCTTCAGCTCACGAAGCAAATTCACTTCAGAAACAAGCATTTGTTTCTCAGCTTCTGTCATGGAGCCATAGTCAAGTTCTTTCCAAACTAATATCTGAAATAAGAATCCCCAAGGTATGAATGAACTCAAAAATGAAGATTGAGAGCTCCATGACCACCAACCCTTTGTCTGGGACATTCCTTTAGGCACTAAAGTTTAGGGCCAGTCATCCATCACTCACTACTTTTCTATTAAATAGATCATACAGTCATTATTCTGATTTTGTTCAATGAACTTAAGGACCCCTGAATTTAACTCCATAACCATCCTCTAATTTTTAAGCAGAAAAGAAtgcaaggggagagagggagaggaggcacATGAGGcttcctccaaccccctcccctcagtTCCTTTGTGGGAGGCTGGCAATGGTGCTTTGGTCAGAAAGGTGGGGCAGAGACAGTCCAAGTCCCTGACCATTCCAACCAGGCAAGCTTTTGCAGGGGGAAAGACCTGAGGACCTCCCTGCatccgcagccaggcagcttcctCTCCATTGTTCCTTTCTGAATAAAGTCTCCCTACACACACAGGAGAACTATGAAACCAATAATCCGATTAAAGGGTATCTTAAATGAGCTCAGACTGCCGGGCAGAAAGCTCCAGGTTCTTCCCGTGGCCCAGAATTCTACTCTTC from Myotis daubentonii chromosome 18, mMyoDau2.1, whole genome shotgun sequence includes:
- the NEK2 gene encoding serine/threonine-protein kinase Nek2 isoform X1 codes for the protein MPTRAEDYEVLHTIGTGSYGRCQKIRRKSDGKILVWKELDYGSMTEAEKQMLVSEVNLLRELKHPNIVRYYDRIIDRTNTTLYIVMEYCEGGDLASIITKGTKERQYLEEEFVLRVMAQLTLALKECHRRSDGGHTVLHRDLKPANVFLDGKQNVKLGDFGLARILNHDTSFAKTFVGTPYYMSPEQMSRMSYNEKSDIWSLGCLMYELCALMPPFTAFNQKELAGKIREGKFRRIPYRYSDELNDIITRMLNLKDYHRPSVEEILESPLIADLVAEEQRRNPERRGRRPGEPEKLQDSNPVLSELKLKEIQLQERERALKAREERLEQKERELCVRERLAEDKLARAESLMRNHSLLKGQRLLSLASGPELLALPSSILKKKVHFSGESKENVLRSENSESQLSSKAKCKDLKKRLHAAQLRAQALADIEQTYQLKSRQILGMR
- the NEK2 gene encoding serine/threonine-protein kinase Nek2 isoform X2 gives rise to the protein MPTRAEDYEVLHTIGTGSYGRCQKIRRKSDGKILVWKELDYGSMTEAEKQMLVSEVNLLRELKHPNIVRYYDRIIDRTNTTLYIVMEYCEGGDLASIITKGTKERQYLEEEFVLRVMAQLTLALKECHRRSDGGHTVLHRDLKPANVFLDGKQNVKLGDFGLARILNHDTSFAKTFVGTPYYMSPEQMSRMSYNEKSDIWSLGCLMYELCALMPPFTAFNQKELAGKIREGKFRRIPYRYSDELNDIITRMLNLKDYHRPSVEEILESPLIADLVAEEQRRNPERRGRRPGEPEKLQDSNPVLSELKLKEIQLQERERALKAREERLEQLLALPSSILKKKVHFSGESKENVLRSENSESQLSSKAKCKDLKKRLHAAQLRAQALADIEQTYQLKSRQILGMR